One part of the Dyadobacter sp. 676 genome encodes these proteins:
- the rfbG gene encoding CDP-glucose 4,6-dehydratase produces the protein MDLQHLTHYYKDKKVFLTGHTGFKGSWLLQWLHSLGAIVKGYSLAPENKSDLYYLINGDTLCESMIGDVRDSETVIEAIASFQPDFVFHLAAQPLVRLSYEIPSETFSVNAVGTANVLDGVRRLEKPCAVVLITTDKVYENKEWHYPYREIDRLGGYDPYSASKACAELIIGSYRNSFFRPSDYSKHRKSVASARAGNVIGGGDWAKDRIIPDIVRALAQDSPIIVRNPASVRPWQHVLEPLGGYLHLATKMVDDPVKYADSWNFGPLPEDNLTVEELVKIAVRNWGSGSYEARALANQPHEAGLLKLDISKSIHELGWKPKYNAETAIRKTLEWYKTCHVSPQNAAAALKANIEEYAS, from the coding sequence ATGGATTTACAACACTTGACACATTACTATAAAGACAAAAAGGTGTTCCTGACCGGTCATACGGGCTTCAAGGGTTCGTGGCTCCTGCAATGGCTTCACTCACTCGGTGCGATCGTTAAAGGATACTCACTGGCCCCCGAGAACAAATCCGACCTGTATTACCTCATCAACGGCGACACGCTTTGTGAATCGATGATCGGCGACGTAAGGGACAGTGAAACAGTAATTGAAGCGATCGCCTCTTTCCAACCCGATTTCGTTTTCCATTTGGCAGCCCAGCCGCTCGTGAGACTTTCATATGAGATTCCATCCGAAACTTTCTCGGTGAACGCAGTAGGCACAGCCAATGTGCTGGACGGTGTGCGCAGGCTCGAAAAACCTTGCGCGGTTGTGCTCATTACCACCGATAAGGTCTACGAAAACAAAGAATGGCATTACCCTTACCGCGAGATCGACCGGCTGGGCGGATACGATCCGTACAGTGCGAGCAAGGCGTGCGCGGAGTTGATCATCGGTTCTTACAGAAATTCATTTTTCCGTCCTTCCGACTATTCCAAACACCGTAAGTCCGTCGCCAGCGCGCGGGCGGGGAATGTAATCGGTGGCGGCGATTGGGCGAAAGACAGGATTATCCCCGATATCGTCCGGGCGCTCGCCCAGGATAGCCCTATTATCGTTAGAAATCCTGCATCGGTACGGCCGTGGCAGCATGTACTCGAACCGTTGGGCGGTTACCTCCATCTGGCGACAAAAATGGTCGATGACCCCGTGAAATATGCCGATTCCTGGAATTTCGGTCCGCTGCCGGAAGACAACCTTACGGTGGAAGAACTGGTGAAAATCGCCGTTCGCAACTGGGGAAGCGGCTCCTACGAAGCCAGGGCATTGGCCAATCAGCCGCATGAAGCCGGCCTGCTCAAACTTGATATCAGCAAATCCATCCACGAATTGGGATGGAAGCCCAAATACAACGCCGAAACAGCTATCCGTAAAACTTTGGAATGGTATAAAACATGCCACGTCTCTCCGCAGAATGCGGCTGCCGCATTGAAGGCTAATATTGAAGAATATGCATCGTAA
- a CDS encoding SLBB domain-containing protein, whose protein sequence is MHYQSFLRNYFRNAFMLLLLLASIGVFAQNNTSPQLPTADPTQPKIDPTQVTNQQAVDFYNQAKSAGMSDMDIERAALQRGYTLDQISAMRKRLQQKPNEKQTDDPNRDELDETREQDELDELDDEANNERDSTNARRSRNRRLSRTFGSAFFARASSTFEPNLRIATPRNYILGPEDEIVVDIYGNAVDNFRMKISPEGTVKMLNLAPVYVNGLTIEQASERIVNRLRQAYSTLNRPGSGTYSSITLGNVRSIRVMITGEAARPGTYTVSSLATAFNALSLSGGPSFNGSYRNIEVIRNNNVIKRIDLYRFLVDADLRDNIALQDQDIILIRPFETRIELNGQVKRPGIFEAKQGESLMSLIRYAGGFTPEAYTKTLTYQRNTGTNYIIGSIDSVQIESFTPKNGDIFNVKRILDVVTNQVEVRGAVTLPGAYALEERCNTVLKLIQMAQGISPRAFLNRAILERSSGETQTGIVAIDLRKLINGEIEDIPLLPGDILTIKSVEDLKEFTFLTISGSVINPGNYYYYKDITIADLIFQAGGYTEGGIPYRIEVSRRVKNDTLDLPASQNVRIFTIDVADNLVLNPEDQKFKLQPQDIVVVRKSPRYEAQKSVTVIGEVKYPGNYTIINNFERISDLFSKVGGLRPEAYLPGARFYRGQELIAVDIEAIIRKPSLSANLLLMHGDTLIIPRRLETVRIQGGVHNPSVMNFDPKFSYDDYISQAGGYTEQGWKKRVYVSYPNGRTHRTKNFLFFRSFPKVEPGAVVTVPVKVAEPERQRTPGERIALFSFIASMVSTLTLAAITLSRN, encoded by the coding sequence ATGCATTATCAATCCTTTCTAAGAAATTATTTCAGGAATGCCTTTATGTTGTTGCTCCTCCTGGCCAGCATCGGGGTTTTTGCTCAGAACAATACTTCTCCTCAGCTTCCAACCGCGGATCCGACGCAACCTAAGATCGATCCGACCCAGGTGACCAATCAGCAGGCCGTCGATTTTTATAATCAGGCAAAGTCGGCGGGTATGTCCGATATGGACATCGAAAGGGCCGCGCTGCAAAGGGGCTATACACTGGATCAGATATCGGCGATGCGCAAACGGCTGCAACAAAAACCGAACGAAAAGCAGACCGACGATCCCAACCGTGACGAGCTCGACGAAACGAGAGAACAGGACGAGCTCGACGAGCTGGACGATGAAGCGAACAACGAACGCGACTCCACTAATGCGCGCCGTTCGAGAAACCGTCGGCTGAGCCGCACTTTCGGATCCGCATTCTTTGCACGGGCATCTTCTACATTCGAGCCCAACCTCCGCATTGCAACGCCCCGGAATTATATTCTCGGACCGGAAGATGAAATCGTCGTTGATATTTACGGCAATGCAGTGGATAACTTCCGTATGAAAATCAGCCCGGAAGGAACCGTGAAAATGCTGAACCTGGCGCCGGTTTATGTAAATGGCTTAACCATCGAACAGGCGAGCGAACGCATCGTGAACCGCTTGCGGCAGGCCTACTCCACGCTGAACCGTCCGGGATCGGGCACGTATTCTTCCATTACGTTGGGCAATGTCCGCAGTATCCGCGTGATGATCACCGGTGAAGCCGCCCGTCCGGGTACTTACACGGTTTCGTCACTTGCTACGGCTTTCAATGCGCTTTCGCTGTCGGGCGGCCCGAGTTTCAACGGTTCTTACCGGAACATCGAAGTGATCCGGAACAACAACGTCATCAAAAGAATCGACCTTTACCGCTTCCTGGTGGATGCCGATCTCCGGGACAATATCGCACTTCAGGATCAGGACATTATCCTGATCCGGCCTTTCGAGACCCGCATCGAGTTAAATGGCCAGGTGAAACGTCCGGGTATTTTCGAAGCGAAACAGGGAGAAAGCCTGATGAGCTTAATCCGTTATGCGGGCGGCTTCACGCCGGAAGCCTACACGAAAACGCTCACCTACCAACGCAATACCGGCACCAATTATATAATCGGCAGCATCGACTCCGTTCAGATCGAATCCTTCACTCCCAAAAACGGGGACATTTTCAATGTAAAGCGAATCCTGGATGTTGTCACTAACCAGGTTGAAGTGCGTGGCGCGGTAACCCTGCCCGGCGCCTATGCATTGGAAGAACGTTGCAATACGGTTTTGAAACTGATTCAGATGGCACAGGGTATCAGCCCCCGCGCGTTTCTGAACAGGGCCATCCTGGAAAGATCGAGCGGTGAAACCCAGACGGGCATCGTGGCGATAGACCTCCGCAAACTGATTAACGGGGAAATTGAAGATATCCCATTGCTCCCGGGGGACATTCTGACGATCAAATCCGTGGAGGATCTCAAGGAATTCACGTTCCTGACAATTTCCGGGTCGGTAATCAATCCGGGTAACTACTACTATTATAAAGACATTACCATCGCCGACCTTATATTCCAGGCCGGCGGTTACACCGAAGGTGGTATCCCCTACCGTATCGAGGTATCGCGTAGGGTAAAAAATGATACACTCGACCTGCCTGCTTCACAGAACGTCCGCATTTTCACGATAGACGTAGCTGATAACCTGGTACTCAATCCCGAAGACCAGAAATTTAAATTGCAGCCGCAGGACATCGTCGTGGTGCGTAAATCGCCGCGTTACGAAGCGCAGAAGTCTGTTACCGTCATCGGCGAGGTTAAATATCCCGGCAATTACACCATTATTAATAATTTCGAGCGCATTTCCGACCTTTTCTCCAAAGTAGGCGGGCTTCGGCCGGAGGCGTACTTGCCCGGTGCGAGGTTTTATCGTGGCCAGGAATTGATCGCGGTCGATATCGAAGCGATTATCAGGAAGCCTTCGCTGTCGGCCAACCTGTTGCTTATGCATGGCGACACGCTTATTATCCCACGCCGACTGGAAACGGTGCGGATCCAGGGTGGTGTGCACAATCCGTCGGTCATGAACTTTGACCCCAAGTTTAGCTACGACGACTATATCTCCCAGGCAGGCGGTTACACCGAGCAGGGCTGGAAAAAACGCGTATATGTGTCCTATCCCAACGGTCGGACACACCGTACTAAAAATTTCCTGTTTTTCAGATCTTTCCCGAAAGTTGAACCCGGCGCTGTCGTTACCGTTCCGGTGAAGGTAGCAGAACCGGAACGTCAGAGAACGCCGGGTGAACGTATTGCCCTGTTCTCTTTCATCGCATCGATGGTAAGTACACTCACACTAGCTGCAATTACCCTGAGCAGAAATTAA
- a CDS encoding glycosyltransferase family 4 protein has protein sequence MIGSLRNSVDWHVVCREKGDFTRELEKIGISHSVIPLAWDVSPKGTADKLRSVVKFTMNVVLALYLSFYVVTRRVGLIHSNSSVIFIGALVAFFTGRRHLWHLREFVYEDYNLKYNFGRTAFRFWADKAWTLICISKSIYKKRVVETGVTTRSVLIYNGLVSDPPVKRTATRKDIVTLGVVGVIDPAKDQLTAIKAVHLLNTRGYPTRLKIVGEVGAGPYFETLEDYIKAHKLENAVDFTGFSKDVDAIYNSLDITLMCSQNEAMGRVTIESMMRGVPVVAYDSGGSSELIEHERTGLLFKGGEAVLADQIVRLLEDPDLYRRISEQAQEHASANFTVSQYAKNFFNEVTAALAVPE, from the coding sequence TTGATTGGCAGCCTCCGGAACAGCGTCGACTGGCACGTCGTTTGTCGCGAAAAGGGCGATTTTACCCGTGAACTGGAAAAAATCGGTATCAGTCACAGCGTAATCCCGCTGGCGTGGGATGTGTCGCCAAAAGGTACGGCAGACAAGCTACGCAGTGTGGTCAAATTCACGATGAATGTCGTACTGGCGCTTTATCTGAGTTTTTATGTCGTTACCCGGCGGGTGGGACTGATCCATTCCAACAGTTCCGTCATTTTTATCGGCGCGCTGGTGGCGTTCTTTACGGGGCGCCGGCATCTTTGGCATTTGCGCGAATTTGTGTATGAAGATTATAATCTGAAGTACAATTTCGGCAGAACGGCTTTCCGTTTCTGGGCCGACAAGGCATGGACACTCATTTGTATCTCCAAAAGTATTTACAAAAAAAGGGTTGTCGAAACAGGCGTCACGACTCGTAGTGTGCTGATTTATAATGGGCTGGTATCTGATCCGCCCGTTAAGAGGACGGCAACCAGGAAAGACATCGTAACGTTAGGCGTTGTAGGCGTGATCGACCCCGCGAAAGACCAGTTGACTGCCATCAAAGCGGTGCATTTACTGAACACGAGGGGGTATCCTACCCGTTTGAAAATCGTGGGCGAAGTCGGTGCCGGGCCCTATTTTGAGACATTGGAAGATTACATCAAAGCCCATAAACTTGAAAATGCGGTTGATTTCACCGGATTTTCAAAGGATGTGGATGCTATTTATAATTCCCTGGATATCACCCTCATGTGCTCTCAAAACGAAGCGATGGGGCGTGTAACGATCGAAAGTATGATGCGGGGAGTACCCGTGGTCGCCTACGATTCCGGAGGCAGCAGCGAGCTGATCGAACATGAAAGAACGGGCCTCTTGTTTAAAGGGGGCGAAGCCGTGCTGGCTGATCAGATCGTCCGTTTGCTGGAAGACCCTGATTTATACCGAAGGATATCCGAACAGGCGCAAGAACACGCCTCGGCTAATTTTACAGTTTCGCAGTACGCGAAGAATTTTTTTAATGAGGTTACCGCAGCGCTGGCAGTACCCGAATAG
- a CDS encoding Wzz/FepE/Etk N-terminal domain-containing protein, with amino-acid sequence MISYPEKKAEVAESTGSTFNASEVRFIDIILFIRKYIKMLILVTIASVIGGVLYSFTLPKKYEARVSLLPEYGGPKRGSFSLLGAGLTGDGAEKLQPELYPTIMQSSPFGEYLLKQPVVDQENKSYKTLLDFMRAQQKPGLLSRLFSSSPKAPKKEIKLKKEGILSYSLQEQSQIAGAIALLSAEVDPKSGVIDISAETLDPFVSAILVEAAEKYLVDYVEDYRSSKASQREGLLSDRVKEAKARLRTAEYALQSYRDQNRNIFSNTAKIEEQRLQAEYVLAESLYSDLVRRYEQAKVNVKEERPVFKVLEPVKVPLLKSSPKRLRIGLISGFLGGFFTILYILLFKEKVIQKIVSGANR; translated from the coding sequence ATGATATCCTATCCAGAGAAAAAAGCCGAAGTAGCCGAGAGCACCGGGAGTACGTTCAATGCATCCGAAGTACGTTTTATCGATATTATCCTTTTTATAAGGAAGTACATTAAAATGTTAATTCTGGTCACGATCGCATCGGTGATAGGAGGTGTGCTGTACAGCTTCACACTTCCGAAAAAGTACGAGGCCAGGGTAAGCCTGCTGCCCGAATACGGCGGCCCCAAAAGAGGGTCATTCTCGCTGCTGGGTGCGGGGCTCACCGGCGACGGTGCGGAAAAGCTGCAACCCGAGCTTTACCCGACTATTATGCAGAGCTCGCCGTTTGGTGAATATCTTCTCAAACAGCCTGTGGTTGACCAGGAAAACAAATCTTACAAAACACTTCTGGACTTCATGCGGGCGCAGCAAAAGCCGGGCCTTCTGTCCCGCCTGTTCTCTTCGTCGCCGAAAGCACCCAAAAAGGAAATAAAGCTTAAAAAGGAGGGGATCCTCTCTTATTCTCTTCAGGAACAATCCCAGATCGCCGGGGCTATCGCATTACTCTCCGCGGAAGTAGACCCCAAAAGTGGCGTAATCGATATCAGCGCGGAAACTTTGGACCCGTTCGTTTCGGCAATCCTTGTTGAAGCGGCAGAAAAATACCTTGTCGACTATGTGGAAGATTACCGGTCGTCTAAGGCAAGTCAGCGCGAAGGCCTGCTGTCCGATCGCGTAAAAGAAGCCAAAGCCAGGCTCCGCACCGCCGAGTACGCACTTCAAAGTTATCGCGACCAGAACCGGAATATCTTTTCCAATACCGCTAAAATCGAAGAGCAGCGGTTGCAGGCAGAATACGTGTTGGCCGAGTCGCTGTACAGCGACCTCGTGAGAAGATACGAACAGGCCAAGGTGAATGTAAAAGAAGAACGTCCCGTTTTTAAAGTGCTTGAACCGGTGAAAGTTCCTTTGCTCAAAAGCAGCCCCAAACGCTTGCGAATCGGCTTGATCTCCGGCTTCCTCGGGGGCTTTTTTACCATATTATATATCCTCCTCTTTAAAGAAAAAGTAATACAAAAGATCGTGTCAGGTGCAAACCGGTAG
- a CDS encoding lipopolysaccharide biosynthesis protein, whose product MQVQQEIKKGAITVFITKYSGIVIGLIVNSILARLLSPSEFGVVGVITVFIAFFNILSDIGLGVAIVQNQDLGKKDISDIFKLSFFLSVMLAVCFAGLSYAIAWFYQNDIYLIISKLLAINVLFSALTVVPKNLLIKAKAFKTIGAVEVSVSLVTGVLAIFMANADWSYYAIVWRSIISSMGIFFLCLYFSGLKVQRGFSLKAARKVARYSMNQFAFNFINYFSRNLDNILIGKYMGSQSLGIYNQAYQLMTYPISNLTHVITPVLHPVLAQFQHNVQVIFTEYMKVVKILAAIGIPISIFVYFSSDEIIYLVLGERWMEVVPILRVLSISIWVQMISSSAGAIFQATGRTDILFRLGLSCSAIMIVAIVTGTLVFKSLIVTAYALVIAFWVSFVLIFFVLLHYIFRQPASVFFSAIAKHFGLALAMIAGLWINSHQAAFQIVDAQSALISLSIKSAIAFIIFSLFNISLIRKYLPGVPNPKL is encoded by the coding sequence ATGCAGGTTCAGCAAGAGATCAAGAAAGGGGCAATCACTGTGTTCATCACGAAGTACAGTGGCATTGTCATTGGTCTTATTGTAAATTCAATATTAGCCAGGCTTCTTTCACCTTCGGAGTTTGGTGTAGTGGGCGTTATCACCGTTTTCATAGCGTTTTTCAACATTCTCAGTGATATCGGCCTTGGCGTGGCTATCGTCCAGAACCAGGATCTTGGGAAAAAGGACATATCGGACATATTCAAGCTCAGCTTTTTCCTGAGCGTGATGCTTGCCGTTTGCTTCGCGGGGTTGTCTTACGCCATTGCCTGGTTCTACCAGAACGATATTTACCTGATTATCAGCAAGCTACTGGCGATTAACGTACTATTCAGCGCCTTAACGGTCGTACCCAAAAACCTGCTCATTAAGGCGAAGGCATTCAAAACGATCGGTGCAGTGGAAGTGAGCGTATCGCTGGTTACCGGCGTGCTGGCTATTTTTATGGCGAATGCGGATTGGAGCTACTATGCGATCGTCTGGCGTTCTATCATATCCAGCATGGGCATTTTCTTCTTGTGCCTCTATTTCTCGGGGCTGAAAGTGCAGCGAGGCTTTTCATTGAAGGCCGCACGGAAAGTCGCACGGTACTCTATGAACCAGTTTGCGTTCAATTTTATCAATTACTTCTCACGAAACCTCGATAACATATTGATCGGCAAGTATATGGGCAGCCAGAGCCTGGGGATTTACAACCAGGCCTACCAGCTCATGACCTACCCGATCTCGAACCTGACCCACGTAATAACGCCTGTGCTTCACCCCGTTCTGGCGCAATTCCAGCACAACGTGCAAGTGATTTTCACGGAGTACATGAAGGTGGTGAAAATCCTGGCAGCCATCGGTATCCCTATTTCGATATTCGTCTACTTCTCTTCCGACGAAATCATTTACCTGGTTTTAGGCGAGCGGTGGATGGAAGTAGTACCTATCCTGCGGGTGCTGAGCATTTCGATCTGGGTGCAAATGATTTCTTCCAGCGCCGGGGCGATATTTCAGGCTACGGGCAGGACCGACATACTTTTCAGGCTGGGTTTATCCTGCTCGGCGATCATGATCGTCGCCATTGTAACGGGAACATTAGTGTTCAAATCGCTGATTGTGACGGCCTACGCGTTGGTTATCGCGTTTTGGGTAAGTTTTGTACTGATATTTTTTGTGCTGCTGCATTACATATTCCGTCAGCCGGCTTCTGTCTTTTTCAGTGCAATCGCGAAACATTTCGGTCTGGCGCTGGCAATGATCGCAGGATTATGGATCAACAGCCACCAGGCGGCTTTTCAGATCGTCGATGCCCAATCCGCGCTCATTTCACTAAGCATCAAAAGTGCCATTGCGTTCATCATATTTTCACTGTTCAATATCAGTCTGATCAGAAAATACTTGCCAGGCGTCCCTAACCCGAAACTATAA
- a CDS encoding NAD(P)-dependent oxidoreductase, giving the protein MHRKTAVIGSESFLARYVVAKLQSSHSVCGYSRSNHSGIPVHVPFDYPSVKLDFPALLDFDNIVYCAGSGIQANKSDDFVFELNTYLPIELANFLKKNGFQGKLVTFGSYAEIGNNSEEKHFTEQEIVASLLSSPNDYGISKRLLTRFFQSARLDFGFYHLILPTIYGPGENPKRLLPYLVHSIARGETPVLTSGNQTRQYVHVRDVADLISLFLDSDAPSGIYNVPCVETMLVKDIVSLVYETMNATRPREEERLKRYDESMKFLALDPTKTRNIFPEWRPRIAINESLQEYNA; this is encoded by the coding sequence ATGCATCGTAAAACCGCAGTTATCGGCAGTGAGTCGTTCCTTGCCCGCTATGTGGTGGCCAAACTTCAATCCAGTCACAGCGTCTGCGGATATAGCAGAAGCAATCATTCCGGAATACCCGTCCACGTTCCATTCGATTATCCGTCGGTTAAGCTGGATTTCCCTGCATTGCTTGACTTCGACAACATCGTTTACTGCGCGGGGAGCGGCATTCAGGCCAACAAATCAGATGATTTTGTTTTCGAACTGAATACTTATCTCCCGATAGAGCTCGCCAATTTCCTGAAAAAGAACGGGTTCCAGGGTAAACTGGTCACTTTTGGCTCTTATGCGGAGATCGGGAACAATTCGGAGGAAAAACATTTCACCGAGCAGGAAATTGTAGCGTCGCTATTGTCTTCGCCCAATGACTATGGTATTTCCAAAAGGCTCCTTACCCGCTTTTTCCAAAGTGCCAGGCTGGATTTCGGCTTTTATCATCTCATTCTGCCAACCATTTACGGTCCGGGAGAAAACCCGAAGCGGCTGCTGCCTTATCTGGTACATTCAATCGCAAGGGGCGAAACGCCCGTTTTGACGAGCGGTAACCAAACCCGGCAATACGTCCATGTCCGCGACGTAGCCGACCTGATCAGCCTGTTCCTGGATTCCGACGCGCCATCCGGGATTTATAATGTACCCTGCGTGGAAACAATGCTCGTGAAAGACATCGTTTCACTGGTATATGAAACCATGAATGCCACACGCCCGCGCGAAGAGGAAAGGCTGAAACGATACGACGAGTCGATGAAGTTCCTGGCATTGGATCCGACAAAAACGCGTAACATCTTTCCCGAATGGCGGCCACGGATCGCGATTAATGAGAGTTTGCAGGAGTACAATGCATAA
- a CDS encoding class I SAM-dependent methyltransferase — MYEREPGIERLYPSIFGRMATRYYYLRQLRQAIEDVIRDFVAKSPRKLVLADYGCGNKPYEPLIAPFVEKYIGIDLAVNKIADIHISPEGQIELPEKSLDVVLSTQVLEHVVNPGEYLSEAHRVLKDDGQLILSTHGYWMFHPDPTDFWRWTSTGLRKVVTEAGFEVIHFKGIIGRSAMGLQLFQDGITFVIPRIARPVLAMIIQPLIMLFDKLPSQAGKDQDACTFILVAKKRVKQ; from the coding sequence ATGTACGAAAGAGAACCCGGTATTGAACGCCTGTACCCTTCAATTTTTGGAAGAATGGCAACCCGCTACTACTATCTGCGTCAGCTGCGGCAAGCGATCGAAGATGTGATCAGGGATTTTGTCGCCAAGAGTCCAAGGAAACTGGTATTGGCGGATTACGGCTGTGGCAACAAGCCTTACGAACCGCTGATCGCTCCTTTTGTAGAAAAATACATTGGCATCGATCTCGCTGTAAACAAGATCGCCGACATTCATATTTCACCGGAAGGACAAATCGAACTTCCTGAAAAAAGCCTCGACGTGGTGCTTTCAACGCAGGTTCTCGAACACGTAGTGAATCCCGGCGAATACCTTTCGGAAGCACACCGCGTGTTGAAAGACGACGGGCAGCTTATTTTAAGTACCCACGGTTACTGGATGTTCCACCCCGACCCTACGGATTTCTGGCGATGGACTTCCACCGGGCTGCGAAAGGTGGTTACCGAGGCCGGATTCGAGGTAATTCATTTTAAAGGCATTATCGGCCGCTCGGCAATGGGCTTGCAGTTGTTTCAGGACGGTATCACGTTTGTAATACCAAGAATCGCCCGTCCGGTACTTGCGATGATCATTCAACCATTGATCATGCTGTTCGATAAGTTGCCGTCCCAGGCAGGAAAGGACCAGGATGCCTGTACATTCATTCTGGTAGCGAAGAAAAGAGTTAAACAATAA
- the rfbF gene encoding glucose-1-phosphate cytidylyltransferase, which translates to MKVVLLAGGLGTRLSEETVVKPKPMVEVGGSPILWHIMKIYSSHGFNEFVVCLGYKGYVIKEYFANYFLHQSDVTFDMSDNKMEIHNSQAEPWKVTLVDTGQDTMTGGRVKRVAKYLNNEPFMLTYGDGVGAIDVKELVRFHQENNKLLTVTAVQPSGRFGALNITDRNKVESFLEKPKGDGAWINGGFFVCQPEVIDYITNDTTVFEKEPLENIARDGKMVAFRHQGFWKPMDTLRDKQELENLWQSGNAPWKNWN; encoded by the coding sequence ATGAAAGTTGTATTACTAGCAGGAGGCTTAGGCACACGCTTATCAGAAGAGACTGTTGTAAAACCCAAGCCGATGGTGGAGGTTGGCGGCAGCCCCATTCTTTGGCATATTATGAAGATTTATTCTTCACATGGATTCAATGAATTTGTTGTTTGCCTCGGTTATAAGGGTTATGTGATCAAGGAATATTTCGCCAACTATTTCCTTCACCAATCGGACGTTACCTTCGATATGTCCGATAACAAAATGGAAATCCACAATTCACAAGCGGAGCCCTGGAAAGTTACGCTGGTAGATACCGGCCAGGACACCATGACCGGCGGCCGTGTGAAAAGAGTCGCCAAATACCTGAACAACGAACCATTCATGCTGACCTACGGCGACGGCGTGGGAGCTATCGATGTCAAGGAACTCGTCCGGTTCCACCAGGAAAACAACAAGCTACTCACAGTAACCGCGGTGCAGCCTTCCGGGCGGTTCGGAGCATTGAATATTACCGACAGAAACAAGGTCGAATCGTTCCTCGAAAAGCCCAAAGGCGACGGAGCGTGGATCAACGGCGGATTCTTTGTGTGCCAGCCCGAAGTTATCGACTACATTACCAACGACACCACCGTGTTCGAGAAAGAGCCTTTGGAAAATATTGCACGGGACGGAAAAATGGTCGCGTTCAGACACCAGGGTTTTTGGAAACCGATGGATACGCTTCGCGACAAGCAGGAACTCGAAAATTTGTGGCAGTCGGGTAACGCTCCCTGGAAAAACTGGAATTAA
- a CDS encoding glycosyltransferase, with the protein MLTILIPTYNRMEFLIKNLEILSEIIPAGGFTEEVSLIVSDNCSTDNTYHEVKRFKDEAKIGITLHRQDTNIGLKANALFVLEKSTTDYVMYLGDDDFIDAGYLATCMKLIRKDAKTTVIVPNYVPVSVDNELVADSRDLIGPVQRFEPGFDSILKYSWKGHQISGIVLKREGLHDAYMKYGVDNIYPFVFFVSYSGLNGVGYLIKDNPVRVTQPVKKKDWGYGDDGLVGEIFDNYKKLPVSSIQRFRLETTLLYIQNWRLLMYRKFGAKVFWKAVCKIGYGKSSSMLFSLFFPVLLVLIKLKRK; encoded by the coding sequence ATGCTAACTATTCTCATTCCTACCTATAACCGGATGGAATTTCTCATAAAAAACCTCGAAATTCTGTCGGAAATTATCCCGGCAGGCGGTTTTACTGAGGAAGTTAGCCTTATCGTTTCGGACAATTGTTCCACCGACAATACATACCACGAAGTTAAGAGGTTTAAGGACGAGGCTAAAATAGGAATAACGTTACACCGGCAGGACACCAACATCGGGCTGAAAGCCAATGCATTGTTCGTTCTCGAAAAGAGTACAACGGATTATGTGATGTACCTCGGTGACGACGATTTCATCGACGCCGGCTATTTGGCTACCTGCATGAAGCTCATCAGGAAGGACGCCAAAACGACCGTCATCGTTCCTAACTATGTGCCCGTGTCTGTCGATAACGAGCTCGTTGCCGATTCAAGGGATCTTATCGGGCCGGTGCAGAGATTTGAGCCGGGATTTGATTCTATCCTGAAATATTCCTGGAAAGGTCATCAGATCAGCGGCATCGTCCTGAAACGCGAAGGGCTGCACGACGCGTACATGAAATATGGTGTTGATAACATTTATCCGTTCGTGTTTTTCGTATCGTACTCAGGCCTTAACGGCGTGGGATACCTCATCAAAGACAATCCCGTACGCGTGACGCAGCCGGTCAAGAAGAAAGATTGGGGTTACGGCGACGACGGGCTCGTCGGCGAGATTTTCGACAATTACAAAAAACTGCCCGTTTCATCCATTCAACGGTTCCGATTGGAAACTACATTGCTTTACATACAGAACTGGCGACTTTTGATGTACCGGAAGTTCGGGGCGAAAGTGTTCTGGAAAGCGGTGTGTAAAATAGGTTATGGAAAAAGTTCGAGTATGTTATTTTCGCTGTTTTTTCCTGTTTTGCTGGTGCTGATTAAATTGAAAAGAAAATAG